From the genome of Ectobacillus sp. JY-23, one region includes:
- a CDS encoding glycosyltransferase family 2 protein yields MISVCIATYNGAGFIVRQLNSVLSQLSEQDQVVVVDDGSKDDTVQVIKDTYGNRVEVYVNERNAGVIKSFEKAISKARGDIIFLCDQDDMWLANKVETVVNEFRTTNASVIVHDAYVTDGDGEIIHESWNAHNNNREKGLIGNIVKNSFTGCCMAFKKEIVGDIIPFPKSIEMHDQWIALVCMMSKRKIVYIRKPLMKYVRHGGNVTGMRKRSFNEQLKGRLGTIKAVMQYKATH; encoded by the coding sequence ATGATATCAGTATGTATAGCAACATATAACGGAGCTGGCTTCATTGTTCGGCAATTAAATTCTGTGCTATCGCAGCTTAGCGAGCAAGATCAGGTCGTAGTGGTGGACGATGGCTCTAAAGATGATACAGTGCAGGTAATCAAAGATACTTACGGCAATAGAGTCGAGGTTTACGTGAATGAGCGTAATGCTGGTGTAATCAAAAGCTTTGAAAAAGCAATCTCAAAAGCGCGCGGCGATATCATCTTTTTGTGCGATCAAGATGATATGTGGCTTGCTAATAAGGTAGAAACAGTCGTAAATGAATTTAGAACTACAAATGCATCGGTTATTGTGCATGACGCATATGTAACTGATGGAGACGGTGAAATCATTCACGAATCTTGGAATGCCCATAATAACAATCGTGAAAAGGGCCTGATCGGTAATATCGTGAAAAATAGCTTTACTGGATGCTGCATGGCCTTTAAAAAAGAGATTGTTGGGGATATCATACCGTTTCCAAAGTCTATTGAGATGCATGACCAATGGATCGCGTTGGTTTGTATGATGAGTAAGCGTAAAATAGTGTATATCCGCAAGCCATTGATGAAATATGTTCGCCATGGCGGAAATGTAACAGGTATGCGAAAGCGTTCTTTCAATGAGCAGCTCAAAGGAAGGCTAGGTACCATTAAAGCAGTCATGCAATATAAAGCTACGCATTAA